The genomic stretch TGAGTTTAACGGCACCTATTTCTCTGGTGACCTCAGCGGGATTACCACAGGTAGGTTGCCTATTTGGTTTCAGCGATTTTACAAACCCGGGAAAAAAATATCCCGGAGCAAAAACTGGGGAGATAAACTGGATCAGATTGTGGAAAAGGCCAGATCATGGGATATAGGCATTATTGTGGGTGTGCCCGCATGGCTACAGATCTTGATCGAGAAAATCATCGAGCGATATCAGGTTGACACTATCCATGACATATGGCCCAACCTGCAGATTTTTGTCCATGGGGGAGTGTCTTTTGAACCTTATAAGAAGGGCTTTGAGAAACTGTTGGGCAAACCTCTTCTTTATTTAGAGACCTATTTAGCCTCTGAGGGTTTTCTGGCCTTCCAGGCTTTGCCAAACCGGAAATCCATGCGCCTCGTGCTGAACAATGGGATTTTTCATGAATTCGTACCTTTTGATGAGCAGAATTTTGATGAGGAAGGAAATATCCGACAGGATGCCTTGACACTGAAAATAGATGAGGTAGAGGAAGGAAAAGATTACGCCCTACTGATCAGTACCTGTGCAGGGGCATGGCGTTACCTGATCGGTGATGTGGTGAAGTTTGTGTCTAAGGAGGAATCCGAGATTATAATCACGGGAAGGACCAAAAGTTTTCTGAGCCTTTGTGGAGAGCACCTTTCCGTGGACAACATGAACAAGGCTATAGAGTTGACCGCTGAAGAGCTGGACATGAACATACGGGAGTTTACCGTTTTGGGTGTGCCGCATGGGAGC from Algoriphagus sp. NG3 encodes the following:
- a CDS encoding GH3 auxin-responsive promoter family protein — its product is MAIISTLLKKGIRLRESLEQEYSRPLELQRQELKKLLIYAAETEIGRKYDFPKILNGFRWGESEFYERFKSQVPIYDYNRIHDEWWYKLLEGKSNVTWPGPVRHFALSSGTSGATSKFIPITKDMVKAIRRTGVRQILSLSKYDLPASLLTKGILMLGGSTDLEFNGTYFSGDLSGITTGRLPIWFQRFYKPGKKISRSKNWGDKLDQIVEKARSWDIGIIVGVPAWLQILIEKIIERYQVDTIHDIWPNLQIFVHGGVSFEPYKKGFEKLLGKPLLYLETYLASEGFLAFQALPNRKSMRLVLNNGIFHEFVPFDEQNFDEEGNIRQDALTLKIDEVEEGKDYALLISTCAGAWRYLIGDVVKFVSKEESEIIITGRTKSFLSLCGEHLSVDNMNKAIELTAEELDMNIREFTVLGVPHGSLFAHHWFIGSATEVSSRKLRKTLDLHLKALNDDYAVERNHALKQVKVTVLPSPLFYEWMKEQGKEGGQHKFPRVLKGDKAAKWLDFLVKKEVTL